A window of Hyperolius riggenbachi isolate aHypRig1 chromosome 1, aHypRig1.pri, whole genome shotgun sequence contains these coding sequences:
- the LOC137546895 gene encoding ice nucleation protein-like, with amino-acid sequence MLSPGSSQQLSPGSSQQLSPGSSQPLSPGSSQTLSPGSSQTLSPGSCQTLSPGSSQTLSPGSSLQLCPGSILPLSPGSSLQLSPGSSLQLSPGQQHSPGSSQQHSPGSSQQRSPGSSQTLSPGSSQTLSPGSSQQLSPGSSQQLSPGSSQQLSPGCSQTLSPGSSQTLSPGSSQQLSPGSIQQLIPGSSQPLSPGSSQTLSPGSSQTLSPGSSQTLSPGSSQTLSPGSSLPLSPGSSLQLSPGSSLQLSPGSSLQLSPGQPLSPGSSQALSPGSSQLLSLQLSPGSSQPLSPGSSQQHSPGSSQQHSPGSSQQRSPGSSQTLSPGSSQTLSPGSSQTLSPGSSQQLSPGSSQQLSPGSSQQLSPGSSQTLSPGSSQTLSPGSCQTLSPGSSQTLSPGSSQTLSPGSSQTLSPGSSLPLSPGSSQPLSPGSSQSLSPGSSLQLSPGSSLPLSPGSSQTLSPGSSLQLRPGSSQTLSPGSSQTLSPGSSQTLSPGSSQPLSPGSSQPLSPGSSQALSPGSSLQLSPGSSQTLSPGSSQTLSPGQTLSPGSSQPLSPGSSQQLSPGSSQQLSPGSSQQLSPGSSQTLSPGSSQTLSPGSCQTLSPGSSQTLSPGSSQTLSPGSSQTLSPGSSLPLSPGSSQPLSPGYSQSLSPGSSLQLSPGSSLPLSPGSSQTLSPGPSDTCCYPMDFIYLITSTS; translated from the exons atgctcagcccagggtccagccagcagcTCAGCCCAGGATCCAGCCAGCAGCTCAGCCCggggtccagccagccgctcagcccggggtccagccagacgctcagcccggggtccagccagacgctcagcccGGGGTCCTGCCAGACGCTCAGCCCggggtccagccagacgctcagcccGGGGTCCAGCCTGCAGCTCTGCCCGGGGTCCATCctgccgctcagcccagggtccagcttgcagctcagcccagggtccagcttgcagctcagcccagg CCAGCAGCACAGCCCAGGatccagccagcagcacagccCAGGATCCAGCCAGCAgcgcagcccagggtccagccagacgctcagcccagggtccagccagacgctcagcccagggtccagccagcagcTCAGCCCAGGATCCAGCCagcagctcagcccagggtccagccagcagcTCAGCCCAGGATGcagccagacgctcagcccagggtccagccagacgctcagtccagggtccagccagcagcTCAGCCCAGGATCCATCCAGCAGCTcatcccagggtccagccagccgctcagcccggggtccagccagacgctcagcccggggtccagccagacgctcagcccggggtccagccagacgctcagcccagggtccagccagacgctcagcccGGGGTCCAGCCTGCCGCTCAGCCCGGGGTCCAGCCtgcagctcagcccagggtccagcttgcagctcagcccagggtccagcttgcagctcagcccagg ccagccgctcagcccagggtccagccaggcgctcagcccagggtccagccagttaCTCAGCCtgcagctcagcccagggtccagccagccgctcagcccagggtccagccagcagcacagccCAGGatccagccagcagcacagccCAGGATCCAGCCAGCAgcgcagcccagggtccagccagacgctcagcccagggtccagccagacgctcagcccagggtccagccagacgctcagcccagggtccagccagcagcTCAGCCCAGGATCCAGCCagcagctcagcccagggtccagccagcagctcagcccagggtccagccagacgctcagcccagggtccagccagacgctcagcccGGGGTCGTGCCAGACGCTCAGCCCggggtccagccagacgctcagcccggggtccagccagacgctcagcccggggtccagccagacgctcagcccGGGGTCCAGCCTGCCGCTCAGCCCGGGATCCAGtcagccgctcagcccagggtccagtcaGTCGCTCAGCCCGGGGTCCAGCTtgcagctcagcccagggtccagcctgccgctcagcccagggtccagccagacgctcagcccagggtccagcttgCAGCTCAGaccagggtccagccagacgctcagcccagggtccagccagacgctcagcccagggtccagccagacgctcagcccagggtccagccagccgctcagcccgGGATCCAGTCAGCCGCTCAGCCCGGGGTCCAGTCAGGCGCTCAGCCCCGGGTCCAGCTtgcagctcagcccagggtccagccagacgctcagcccagggtccagccagacgctcagcccagg ccagacgctcagcccagggtccagccagccgctcagcccagggtccagccagcagcTCAGCCCAGGATCCAGCCagcagctcagcccagggtccagccagcagctcagcccagggtccagccagacgctcagcccagggtccagccagacgctcagcccGGGGTCGTGCCAGACGCTCAGCCCggggtccagccagacgctcagcccggggtccagccagacgctcagcccggggtccagccagacgctcagcccGGGGTCCAGCCTGCCGCTCAGCCCGGGATCCAGTCAGCCGCTCAGCCCGGGGTACAGTCAGTCGCTCAGCCCGGGGTCCAGCTtgcagctcagcccagggtccagcctgccgctcagcccagggtccagccagacgctcagcccagg